The DNA window tttttttttccattagtAAATATGTACATGTAAatcatatattaaattaatcctaattaatcAGATACTGATTATGGTTTtttctccattttctttttcatccctTGGAAATCAAATTTATTTGGAAGAAAGCTAGTTATTGAAATGATGACTAGCTAGGTtggaaagatttttttttttggaacttGTTGTATTGCATGCATTGAAAAGTAAGTAGAAATAAAAACCACAGAGTCCATGGTGCTACATGAGTAGGTATCGCATAAGAGAAGGGATTTCTTACGTAGACATGGCAAATCTCTTGAATATATAGTGAAGTGAGAAAGAGTAgtagtgatgatgatgactcACAAAGTTAAAAGTATTAGACTATAAATAGAACTGATAAGCATTACTTTTTTAACTTTATCACCAATGTTCTTGCCTATCCTTTTCATAGAGATAGTGTATTCACCAGATTACAATTCCTAAAGATATTTAGCATACAGTGTTAAATCTCTGATCAAACTACATTTTCCTCTTTTAACTTGATGACATATTGACATGCGCTCCATAGTGTTAGCtgctttattttaataaaaaaaataatcccttttgtcttttattcttttatctaAGCTctgtattatttgattatttgatgATGTGACAGAAAAGGATCATGTTACATTTATGTCACTCTCACTTTTGCATATGAGATATCAGCAAGCAATGcaagtttgtttatttattccttttactttttttgCATTTGTCCCTCATCAAAGTGCTGAGAAAAGACACCGTCTGGCAGAATCAAATACGCCAACAGTTTTGTCTATATCAAAACATTACAATATTCAATTATTCCAGTTgcattattattcttttaagaaCTTAAGTACCTTGATTTACAGACTCAACAAAAGTGCTTAATTATATTTGTGATTACTGATACTAATAAACATAGGCTGCAAACTCCATGTATTAGTTTATTATAATCATCAAAAAGATAATTACATCATTCTTTTAGCAAGCATCTAGTGCCATATATATATGAACTCTATATTATATGAATATATGACActgcctctctctctctatatatatatatattactatgACCAAAACAGACTTATTAGTAAGTGCATGTGTGTGCATGGTGAGTAGATAGTGATAGCAATAAGATGATGatgtgaaaatgaaaatgaaatgaaaattcAAACCCAAAGAGCACCAGCTTTCTTGAGCATAGGGATCAAGGATCGGTTAAGGTGAAGGCTCATGACTTCATTGGTTCCACCAACAAGCTCACCACCAATGAAAACTGCAGGCACAGAAGGGTTGCAACCAAGCCTTGAAAGAGCTtgctctatgtctcttcctctTTGTATCTCATCCAACTCATGAACCGCTGGGTTCACACCAAAATCACAGAACAGTGTCTTGATGGTGTGGCACATGCAGCATGTACTCCTACTAAATATCACCACTGGCCTCTCTGAAACCAACTTTGTCACTCTATCCATTATTCAATACAATATAATGGTGTATACCCTCAATTCCTAGATGggtttgatttaattatttaatgcaGTTTAATAGAAAACAACTACCTTAGCTTGGGGGAATTTTGTGATCAATGTGTAATGATGTATCTGGGTTTGTGATGTTGATGAGATGCAGCAAGTTAAGCAGACTTATATATATAGGGGTTGGTGGACTGTTATTAATTGGAATCTCTCtaataaggaaaaaggaaaagataggTGATAATTAAAGAGATGATGAGAATAATGGATagagataatttaatattttaaattattattagatatttgggtcggttattttaattttgctttGATCATTTCAGGCATGATAGTGATTGATGATGGAAAAAgtattctttttatttactGCTGAACGAATATATATATCCATAATTGatccatgcatgcatgcatataCGGAAAATATAATAAGATAGTGTCCTTTGTACGGctttaaaggaaaaaaagaaatgaaaaaaaatagaaaaaggaacTTTGTGCATATATACCATCATGttaattgattaaaattaaattgtcaTGTGGTGTTATCTGATTGGTAGAAAAATCAAACAGTGTTGTTTTCGTGTTTTGCTTTTACACGATTGCATATATACGACTTCCAAGTGTGGAATGAGgagaattattattgaattaattaagCTATTTGACATGAAAAAATTCGCTAATTATGCACAAGTTGTAATCATAATATCAACAGCAACAACAGTAATAATAATTTGATCACTTATAAATAGTAATTAATATCAACAACAatcatgtttcttttttttttcctttttcctttttattttttccaccTAAAACTAGAGAGAGTTTCCACCTTATCTATCTTAGAGGCATCTGCTGCGTTGGAACGAAAGTTGAAATTATCCAATTGGGACCtcgatcttttttttttctcttatttagaTTCGCATCTAATTCTGGAAAAGGAAATATATGGTTAAAGCAATATTGCGagttgaaatttaaaaaaaatattagtttaaGATGACAACTAGCTGGAAGTAGATTGatcattttaaaaagatgaaatttatagtttcacatgataGTGTAGGTAAAAAGTTTATATATATCCCACATTTGTATTTTCACTtgtccaaaaattttaatttcgaTGTACTGTCagtataaaactattttacacGTGCATCTAGTCACATAACACTatattagcaaaaataattatcttttatattgatTGCATAAATGATCATTCAAGAGAACGATTGTAATTTTACGACTATATAAAACGTTTTACACtatcaatatatcaaaattaaatccttataaaaaataattgtaataaTTATCTTAAATTATACATACAAAAGGATATAAGATAACTAGTTGATAACGTAAAACATTTTACTTCATTACAAGTAATAGTACATCaaacttaaattctaaaaaagacaaatatttCGCTTAAATTTCATTTATTATGTAAACTTGGTGTTAAGCATTTAGAGCAACTCTAATGAAATGTATTTAGAATATGATTTtgtatgtttttaaaaaatgaactaATTTAGAATTAGCATCtgtattaaatttgatatataaaataaaattggtcttattttaaaaaaatatcacctgaattgaaaattaataaaattttattatttgtataattattttaataaaataattaaaaataatataaaatgttaattgaattaataaaatcaaatattaaaatgacaaattatattttttattttaaataaatcacTGTTTATGATATATGATTATCCtacaaatattaatatttcattTAGTGAGATccaaaatgaaattgaatttaAGAATAGCAGGATTGGAGATGCTCTTATGATCTTATCTCTATATAGCACTGACAAcacaacatttttttattttgttaatcatCCTTATTATTACTGTGTAGCCTATATTCTTATTTTACTAACTAGTTAGTAAAATAAGAATAGAGCCAAATTTTATAATgatctaggtttaatttatATAGTTGATACATGAGTCACTTTAATTTGACGAGTattctgtaaaaaaaattttataaactcTCAAAAAACCTTACAAGTATACTTTATTAATTAATCCTAATAGGGTGGCTAACGTTGCATACGTAAACTTTtgttcataaataaaagaaaaataaattatcaataTTATCAAGAGTTAAGTTGATTAAGCTAGCACGAAAACTAAAGTAAAATTTCCTCAAtgactatttaaaaaaaaaaatgttatgtgATACTCTAAATAGTAGAAGTAGTCTCTATATACATGCCATTATCAAATTATTAAGGTATATGCATACAGTAATAGTAACAAGAGAATGTTATGAAATTGAGTAAATGATAAAGTTGCACATCAAAAAGTATAGAGAGGACAAAAGAATACCcttaaatattagaaaatagTCCAATATATTGTAAAGATtgttttaacaaaaattatttccATAGGGTGCagacttcttttttttttttgccaattatttctctttttcatttaattttccttttttttcgcttaatttttttcttatctaGTATTTTATTAAGGAGGCTACTCAGATAAAGATgtctaaaacgtctttttttaaagatattttcatgttgtgttttaattggtttttgtataatttattcggtattcctcatcacatattattaaattcatcgaaagattttctttccaaaaataataaaaatatttaatttggactaaaacaaaaaaagtaatatattaactattagattttttttaaaagattatttacataaaaaaatatatcacattcatcaatatatatatataaaaaacaagctcttaaaatttttataaataaaaaaataattaatttttattcgtATAATGTATAAaacaattactatattattattatattatagattaaaatttactaatttaaattttgcttttatttttaatataagcattagaaataaataaattttttataacaagatgtaatgtaacaaaatatatgtaatattaattagtttttaaaaaattttgaaaagatggttttttctaataaagtgttattaaaaaattaacattataaaaactaatttcaaccaatatgatataataggttattaaatatatttaatacaaaacacattgaatataaatttttattgagtttaaattttaaataatttttaattgaatttcgaatatttttattttaaagagttagaatattttaacatttttttttgtatctttttaattgagtctttgattttttaagttataaaccttatttataattaagagTAATATTTTAACACCATCAATTAGTCACACATATAACAATACAAGAACAATTTTATTgtcataattataatttaacttTATAAGCAATAGAATACAAtaaaactatatataaataatataactaaattttatctACATCTATAGTCatatttcataaataatataattaaattatatttatgtttataattaaaatatgaataaaaatagaaaaagttatcaagatgattaatttttttcgttcataatttttttattatttttgttgtgaaaagtttaattattttaataattaattattttaaaaaaagataattgaataacacaaaaaaattttattaagagtaatttatttagatgtgattaaaaaataattaaaaattatgtacggtaaaaaattaatattatgaaaagataaaattaaaattcattttaaaattaaaaataaagtttatttaaaaataaaattaaaaattatgctttttttctttttttctaaaatttatctACGAGTAATTCCATAAGTATCTtatgaagaataaaaatattaaactcatactgaaatttattttagtaaaatttatttttattttgttaaacgTTAAATAAACTATTGAAAGGAATTTTGTGCCCTCTATTAGAGGAGAATGATAAACTTCCATACTTTCATTATGTCACGGCGATAATTTGACCCTGTTatttttagttgaaaaaaaaaataaggtaaaaaaaattttcaattgtcacatcaaatagtcctgttttaaagtaaaattttcttttaatatttgattaaatgttCATGTATTTAGTACTTTTTTTTTGCACTTCctcttagttaaaaatataatcattataattttttagttattattactAGGGGTGTTTACAGATGGGATATGGCTGAAATTTCGATCCAATCCGCACTAAACTCATTAGATCAAATTCGATATTCGcactttttatgtttggatcaGATATCAAATAtaaccataaaataaaaatattaaaaaaatttatttttataaaaaaaaagtcaataatttttttgtttacttttttaaacatatttatttCTTCTATCTTATTAGAGTGTGGATTCGAACCAAGaaccttgaagcaaaaaaacCTCTACTTGCCACTTAGTCATTGCACTTTCTAAACATATATtgacaaatactaattatatagtatacataaatatctaatttaatttaatttttgtttttttctatttttaaaattaattatattttaattatataccattattaatataaatataaatttcactaaaaatttattaatttacttgatctattttattactattattgtgattaaggttatttgttttgatgttagtgttaaaatctactgatattatagttagatgataggctttatgaattaattatttttttattgtgtcaaaataagatattattgtagtattaaaattttatagtttttttatattagttatttttagaagttgagacttgattcttcataaaatgttagtgaagatatgtatttcaaattttaattttaagtttttaactattttatattttatatttacgtgAGACCAATTTTATCGGTTCAACCAGTAATTtatcggttgaaccaataaaccagtAAACCAGTAGTTTGACCAGTTTGATTACTGGTTTGGTTCTAACAACtatgtttcaatctaatttcaaaaatttcggtttactcaatttagtctctcaacttaatagttatgactcacattgattcttaatcttatttttgtCACTGTCTCACAAAATCGTTAACGACATGCTGAGATGGACTAACGACTGCTACATTATACATTCTAGCGACTATTTGATGTgacaattgaaattttttaccttatttttttcaactaaacaCTTAAAACCCTAATATGAGTCACGGATAcctaagttaaaaaattaaactaagtaaattgaaactttaataatcatattaaaactcgaatataacttcaaaacagaactttaacttatgtagtgattaatttaaatgagaatcaaataaatcaaaattcaacataatttttatcaatgttttcaaattcgaaatttctataccaaaattaactagaatttttctttaaattaaaaatttaataaaatagtgactttaattatcttaaccaatatcctaattaattacttttatgtCTTAAAAAAACTGTAtatgagaagaaaataattaatttgtctactttaataaatagttattttactaaaataaaagaaattatttttttaaattttttaagaactaattaatgaatgtgatatattttttttatgtaaataatcttttaaaataaatctaatagttaatctattacttttttgttttagtccaaattaaatattttttattgtttttgaaaaaaaaaatcttttgaggaatttaataatatgtgatgaaGAATACcaaataaattattaagaaatcaattaaaacataatatgaaaacatctttaaaaaaagacgttttataCGTCTTTATCTGAGTGACCTCCttttattaattagttgattattagttaaaaaataataattctctaacaaaacccttattttgtttttagaaaCAAAGAGTTGGAAAGACGAGGGAAATTGAAAAACACCGATTAGAattacaataatatttaaaatacaaaaaaataaaacaatttaaaattattttatttaacatttcTTAATTACCGTTACAATGCAATGCAAGAAATTGGTTGGGTTTGTGTCCCACGTGAATacgatgatgatgatatgaTATATCTCTGGAAAAATGCATTtaatttgaatccaaaaataatCTACTTGCATTGCATTTCTTGTTTGGGAATCTGGCTGGTGCAATGGATGTTCACGTCCAAAACTAGGGTTTATGTTCTTTCACTTTCACATATATGCATCATATATCCCATACAGATAAAGTTAAACCTTTATATATGTCTCTATCTCCTCTTAAAATTAGGGGAATTTATTACTTATAATTTGATATTTCAACTTAGGTTACTTGTCTAATTACTTACTCGATAATATTAAggagacaaaaaaaatagtcagaatttatcttatttaatattaattaattatttataattaataaatataaaatatataaattttaactattttttattttatttttttagttaataaatattaaataaaacaaattctaGCATTTTGGTTACTAAAATGAGTGAGATTGTGTCTCACTTGCTTAAATAGCACTAATTAAGACAAAAATCACTTATAAGGGTTAAgcaaaattattattgattctttTATGAATTACGTATGTCTAAATTCCGCATTTAATAAACtcgtttaaaaattttttagatattattttaccccttataaattataaaagtatttCTAATATGATCTACCATTTTAActgaatatttttcaaatctacAACCCCACAAGATAAAATGCAATCATGcgtatatatttttaacaatagACACCAATCCAAAATTTTCTCTCGTATCCTAAATCTTATTCCAACAAATCACATATTATATTTagagaatataataatatcaaataaaattttctagaATATAATAACAGCGAataattttgtgttttctttttccGATATATATGTCTATTGTGGCATGGCGCCACGTTTTGGGATAACAACCTGACATATTGATCCACAAAAATGAGAAAATTCTTACATTTTATTATAGGTGGCTGCAAGTGCATGCATGATAAGAGATTTAAGTGGCTCTAACTAAAAGCCAAGAGCCACTTATAATAatcttcttcaattccttgttgctTCATCATGTGAGTGTGACTAAACTTAACAACTAGCATGTAATGCATGTACGTATAAGTACTTACTCATACTCAGCATATACTCAATTGCATTTTCATGCATGCCTATGTCTGCACAGCATATATGCTTTCACATTAAAATaggttatttttttttgttatgaaagTAGGAGTGGTGATATATTTTAACAttgtaattttttgtgttttttaaaattgtgaaaattacacaaatcggagggtccgatttcATTGCAAAAAGAGAGGGGGCACAAATCGGACCCAGAATTTTCTAAAATCGGACTCAGGATTTTCTGTCAGTACACAGATCGGACCCAAAGTTTCAGTACCTCAAATAGGACGATCCGATTTCTCTTGGACAGCCATCATACGCAGTGAATCACTATACACCCTCATAACTCAGGTATACACCATTCTTTtcatcatattaaaaataaaaagttccaTTAAAATATAGTAGAAACTTATTAGATAcagttaattttatataaaattaataattaagagttaataaataatttaataaatttgactaaattattatttaaccgTTTTTAGTTATCAACTTTATATAAAGTTAATTGATTCACATTAAAATATGATAGAAACTTATTAAAATGCagtaattttatataaagttgatagttgagagtcgATAAATCATTTAACAGATTTGACTAAagccaatttttttaaaattattttatttatattaaattttaaattctaaatcttttaaaaaattagaattttagaattaagaaaatattaatgttgattaactaaaaattagttttttatactttttcattaaaaatattaattatagtagtgtttgtatttaaatttatattttaatttaaattaaataattaatttttctgattattttgtatttgtttgATACCTATAAATAAATTGTACCTTACATCATATGATGAAATTCATAGATTATTTTCTCTAATTTCTTTCTCTTGGTTTCTAAGTTCTAACAAAAGTTACGCACATAAATTGGTTGGGTCTTGGGTGtaataattaatatgaataatgtTTCTAGATTAATAAAATCACTGGttgtttaatttatgtatttatttaattttaaatacttctcaattcataaattaataaacaaaagTCAAGATTCACGAAAGGACCGGACGGATGCATGCATGGTTGGAGAAAGAATGTCagcttaaatttttttgtatatgttagaaataacaaatatttaaaacaaaaaaatcagtgATGAATGTGGCATCACACACATACAAAATTGGGATTTTTGGTTGGCGAAGTACATAACTGTACAAATTGCTATTTGAGAGATGATGAGGGTCCTATCATTATCAAAAgaaccataataataataataataataataataataatattaatgaaTTTACACTTTGCATTTTCCATTACTTTTTAAGATACGAGacaaagagaattgaatagctTAGCCTATCATGAAGTATCCAAAACCCTCTCAAAGCACAATCTAAAAGGAAAATTccctcaatttttattttattttcaccattttttctattaatataataatattgttcCATCATGAAAATATTCCAAGATTTCATTAAGATTGCCTCTTCATGCCTATGATTCCCACTAGCATTATGATTTATCTCTTTTTGCGGCAGGCATGCATATATGGCCGGTGTTCATCTCTATCTATAATTACCTGAATTGAACTTCTTTCTTGTAGTCCATAGATATGCAAATTACTTTAATCTAGAAacattatctaaaattctaagaatttaattttttatgggactgataatttaattttgatgctaaAGTAATTTTACACGTATATTGTTGTCCAATTATGTAAACCACATCagcaaaaataattacttttatatTGAATTCGTGAATGATCATTCAAAAGAACGAATgtgatataaaatattttacattattattacatcaaaattaaactcatatattcaatcatattttattatatcaataaaagtaactcatttttaaaataactataattaaaaattcatctacattcaataattatttaattgaaaaaatatataaattttttatattataaatgcatcaaaattaaactcaaattaTAAACATCAAAATTACTTTTGAAACTTAATTTGGACCTAGCATTTCATTTTTCCGACTTTTTTTctgaataatttaataaatcaaatattaattaaattattctgtccaagaagaagaagaagttagTCCAAAGTTTTTCAATTCATTTATTACTAGATATGTATAAATAGTAGTCATTATCATTATGTCTTACAAAAATTAATACACTTAACTGATTAATCTTTTACTTCTCTCTTTGAGGGTATAAAAACCTATAAATAGATTTATCAAATAATAGATAACATGGTTGAATTATTGGATTATCCGTGGAGATTTGAATTTGGAAAATGTGATGGTACTTTCATCATATTCTATGATAATTTTGCTTTGGTCACAGTGATACATGTTGTTTTCAACGTGGATTCTTTACGCGGAGAGAGTACTTGTAAAATGACCCAAAAGCAAACTCCATATTCGTTCTGAGTAAACAACATTTCGATAAGATAGGATTTGATTGGTTTGGCAATATATGGCTACTAATCTTTAAAATTGGATGTGAATATATagctttaattttgtttttggagAAGCTACTttcattttattcctttttatttcagTTACTTGAAATGACTTAATTGGAATGTCAAAAAGCAAATGAGTTAAAGCTAATTAGGGGCTCCCTCAAAATGATTACTATAATTTCTCTAGGGTTTGAACTTCGGTGTTCTCTTAATTACTTTTTACTAATTTCTTGGAATATCATTATTAGCTTATTAATATTACACTTAGCTTGCTTAGCTTGCTTCGATAAAAATCAATGAAGTACGACTTcgttgagttgttgtatttATGTATTGGACACATTTCATAATATTCATCGATACTTATTTGACACAtgtgtttattgttgtatgCACGTGTCCATTCGTGtcttaataaaagataatttttttttcagaaatgcttgaatatatttaaatgacttgtataatcaaaataaaatattaaaaataattaaaaattaatttatattttaatattaataaaatatcaaaatattattatgattcatctaaaaaatattttatgttttatatatataaatgtctcgtatcttat is part of the Arachis duranensis cultivar V14167 chromosome 1, aradu.V14167.gnm2.J7QH, whole genome shotgun sequence genome and encodes:
- the LOC107464564 gene encoding monothiol glutaredoxin-S2 — protein: MDRVTKLVSERPVVIFSRSTCCMCHTIKTLFCDFGVNPAVHELDEIQRGRDIEQALSRLGCNPSVPAVFIGGELVGGTNEVMSLHLNRSLIPMLKKAGALWV